From Macaca mulatta isolate MMU2019108-1 chromosome 1, T2T-MMU8v2.0, whole genome shotgun sequence, the proteins below share one genomic window:
- the LOC106995464 gene encoding NBPF family member NBPF8 isoform X4, producing MVVYAGPWSSKKAEMNTLEINEKLRPQRTENKHQFLNSKEKFLVTQVAYFLTKGQNSYNYEECKDLLKSMLRDELQLKEEKLAEQLGQAEELRQYKVLVQSQERELSQLREKLQEGRDASRALNQHLQALLTPDEPPNSQGRDLREQLAEGCRLAQHLVQKLTPENDEDNDEDVKVEEAEKVQESCAPREVQKAEEKEVPEDSVEECAVTCSNIYGPSESNQPHKNSKITFEEDQVDSTLLIDRGSSPDGWQDALNLVPVPGSTSSTTNVSMVVSAGPWSNEKSEMNTLEINEKLRPQQAENKRQFINTKEKYLVTQVAYFLAKGQNSYNYEECKDLLKSMLWDELQLKEEKLAEQLGQAEELRQYKVLVQSQERELSQLREKFQEGRDASCALNQHLQALLTLDEPPNSQGRDLREQLAEGCRLAQHLVRKLTPENGEDEDEDVNVEETEKVQESCAPREVQKAEEKEEPEDSLEEYSIACSNSLGPCESHQPHSNTKITFEEDQVNSRLIDSFSHDEWEDAVSIIPENESDHEEEEEKGPVSPRNLQESEEEEALQESWDEGHWCDEVKKEDQEATGPRLNRELLDEKEPEVLQDSLDRFYSTPCGYLELPDLCQPYRNAFCSLEEEHFGLALDMDRITKEEEEEDQGPPCPRLSRELLEVVEPEVLQDSLDRYYSTPYSYLELPDSCHPQGSSLYSLEEQHIGFSLGVDEIEKYQEGEEDQNPPCPRLNGVLMEAGEPEVLQDSPNGCYWTPSSYFQLPDSFQHYTSGFYSLEEQHVSLALDVDNGFFTLTMIRFHLGFQMGVLFPH from the exons ATGGTGGTATATGCGGGCCCTTGGTCCAGTAAGAAGGCAGAGATGAACACTCTAGAAATCAACGAGAAATTGCGCCCCCAGCGGACAGAGAACAAACATCAGTTCCTAAACAGCAAGGAGAAATTTCTTGTAACTCAAGTGGCCTACTTTCTGACCAAGGGGCAGAACAGTTACA ACTATGAAGAGTGCAAAGACCTCCTAAAATCTATGCTGAGGGATGAGCTTCAGTTGAAGGAGGAGAAGCTTGCAGAGCAGCTCGGGCAAGCTGAAGAGCTCAG GCAATATAAAGTCCTGGTTCAGTCTCAGGAACGAGAGCTGAGCCAGTTAAGGGAGAAGTTGCAGGAAGGGAGAGATGCCTCCCGTGCATTGAATCAGCATCTCCAGGCCCTCCTCACTCCGGATGAGCCGCCCAACTCCCAGGGGAGGGACCTCCGAGAACAGCTGGCCGAGGGCTGTAGGCTGGCACAGCATCTCGTCCAAAAGCTCACCCCAG AAAATGATGAAGATAACGATGAAGATGTTAAAGTTGAGGAGGCTGAGAAAGTACAGGAGTCATGTGCCCCCAG GGAGGTGCAGAAGGCTGAAGAAAAGGAAGTCCCTGAGGACTCAGTGGAGGAATGTGCCGTCACTTGTTCAAATATCTATGGCCCTTCTGAGTCCAACCAGCCTCACAAGAACTCCAAAATCACATTTGAGGAAGACCAAGTGGACTCAACTCTGCTTATAGACCGTGGATCGTCTCCAGATGGATGGCAGGATGCTCTAAACCTTGTCCCAG TCCCTGGCTCCACCTCTTCTACCACAAACGTCAGCATGGTGGTATCTGCGGGCCCTTGGTCCAATGAGAAGTCAGAGATGAATACTCTAGAAATCAATGAGAAACTGCGCCCTCAGCAGGCAGAGAACAAACGTCAGTTCATAAACACCAAGGAGAAATATCTTGTAACTCAAGTGGCCTACTTTCTGGCCAAGGGGCAGAACAGTTACA ACTATGAAGAGTGCAAAGACCTCCTAAAATCTATGCTGTGGGATGAGCTTCAGTTGAAGGAGGAGAAGCTTGCAGAGCAGCTCGGGCAAGCTGAGGAGCTCAG GCAATATAAAGTCCTGGTTCAGTCTCAGGAACGAGAGCTGAGCCAGTTAAGGGAGAAGTTCCAGGAAGGGAGAGATGCCTCCTGCGCATTGAATCAGCATCTCCAGGCCCTCCTCACTCTGGATGAGCCGCCCAACTCCCAGGGGCGGGACCTCCGAGAACAGCTGGCCGAAGGCTGTAGGCTGGCACAGCACCTCGTCCGAAAGCTCACCCCAG AAAACGGtgaagatgaggatgaagatgtgaacgttgaggaaactgagaaagtACAGGAATCATGTGCCCCCAG GGAGGTGCAGAAGGCTGAAGAGAAGGAAGAACCTGAGGACTCACTGGAGGAATATTCCATCGCTTGTTCAAATAGCCTCGGTCCTTGTGAGTCCCACCAGCCTCACAGCAACACCAAAATCACATTTGAGGAAGACCAAGTCAACTCACGTCTCATTGACTCATTCTCTCATGATGAATGGGAGGATGCTGTATCCATTATCCCAG aaaatgaaagtgatcatgaagaagaggaagaaaaagggccaGTGTCTCCCAG GAATCTGCAGGAGTCTGAAGAGGAGGAAGCTCTCCAGGAATCCTGGGATGAAG GACATTGGTGTGATGAAGTGAAAAAGGAGGACCAAGAGGCCACAGGTCCCAG GCTCAACAGGGAACTGCTGGATGAGAAAGAGCCTGAAGTCTTGCAGGACTCACTGGATAGATTTTATTCAACTCCTTGCGGGTATCTTGAACTGCCTGACTTATGCCAGCCCTACAGAAATGCCTTCTGTTCGTTGGAAGAAGAGCACTTTGGCTTGGCTCTTGACATGGACA GAATtacaaaggaagaagaggaagaagaccaAGGCCCACCATGCCCTAG GCTCAGCAGAGAGCTGCTGGAGGTAGTAGAGCCTGAAGTCTTGCAGGACTCACTGGATAGATATTACTCGACTCCTTACAGTTATCTTGAGCTTCCCGATTCATGCCATCCCCAGGGAAGTTCCCTTTACTCATTGGAGGAACAACACATTGGCTTTTCTCTTGGCGTAGATG AAATTGAAAAGTACCAAGAAGGGGAAGAAGATCAAAACCCACCATGCCCCAG GCTCAACGGGGTGCTGATGGAAGCAGGAGAGCCTGAAGTCTTGCAGGACTCACCGAATGGATGTTATTGGACTCCTTCAAGTTACTTTCAACTACCTGACTCATTCCAGCACTACACAAGTGGCTTTTACTCACTTGAGGAACAGCACGTCAGCTTGGCCCTTGACGTGGACAATGGGTTTTTTACTTTGACGATGATAAGGTTCCACCTGGGCTTCCAGATGGGAGTCCTATTCCCACACTAA